The DNA segment ACTCCTGTCTCCTGTCTCCTGTCTTGCCGGCTGGGAAGAAATGGTCGGGGCGACTGGATTTGAACCAGCGACCGCACGGTCCCGAACCGTGTGCGCTACCAGGCTGCGCTACGCCCCGATAATGAAGACAGGCTTGACCTTAATATAGAGTCTGTGTATAAAGTCGAACAGTTGTCCTTTTTCTGTCATTCCGGCTTGTCCGGAATCGTTCTTTGAGAAGGATTCCCGACTCGCTTCGCTTGCGGGAATGACTAATGACTGTAGTTTATACACAGACACTAAATAGTAATTACAAAGGGTAGGCGCTGTCAAGTATCCGTTGTTGCAGGACCCTTCAGCACCGGGCACCGGGCTTCTCCTGTCGGGGTTGCAGGCATCCTGTTTCCCGGGGAATATGCCCGTCAGGACAATAACCGGGCATGAAAACCACCTTTAAAGGTTCCGGGGGAGCCGTATTGCGATAACATCATAAAATCTGGAAAATTTGGAGCATCCAGGAGATACATTATGCTATTTGCATTAGAATACATTATAAGCATATACTAATAAGACTTGACAAAAACTTAATCAAGTGATACAATAATTTTACGTTTGGAGGAAGGAATGGCAACAGGTACAAAGGACTTTTACGATACACTCGGCGTCGACAGGAACGCCTCCCAGAAGGAGATAAAGAAGGCCTTCAGGAGACTGGCGAGGAAGTACCATCCCGACCTGAACCCCGGGAATAAAGAAGCGGAAAAGAAGTTTAAGGAGATAAACGAGGCATATGCCGTGCTCGGTGATCCGAAGAAGCGTACGGACTATGACAACGTTGGGCACACGGTATTTTCTCAGGGGGCTCAGGGGACGGATTTTAATGGCGCCGGGCCCTTCAACTTTTCCTCGGAAGGGGGTTTCGAGTTCGGCGATGTCTTCTCCGACCTCTTTGGTGCCGGGGGTTCCTTCACCGAACCACCCCTTAGGGGGGCAGACCTCCTCACGAGGCTGACCCTTACCCTTGAAGAGGCGTTTAAAGGAACAACAAAGAAAATCACCGTAACCCATGATGTTACCTGCAAGCGGTGTAACGGAAGGGGTGCGGAGGGCCTTGCCCGGTGTGGCAAATGTGGTGGTTCCGGCAAAATCAGCAGCAAAAAGGCCTTTTTCAGTTATACCCAGACCTGTCCTGATTGCGGTGGATCCGGGCAGAAGGCGACAAAGCTCTGTCCTGATTGCCGTGGTAAGGGGACGATACTGAAGACCGAGACGGTCAATGTCAAAATACCGGCAGGCGTAGATAACGGGTCCAGGGTAAAGATAAGGGGAAAAGGGGGAGCCGGGATAGGCGGTGGCCCTCAAGGT comes from the bacterium BMS3Abin08 genome and includes:
- the dnaJ_1 gene encoding chaperone protein DnaJ, with amino-acid sequence MATGTKDFYDTLGVDRNASQKEIKKAFRRLARKYHPDLNPGNKEAEKKFKEINEAYAVLGDPKKRTDYDNVGHTVFSQGAQGTDFNGAGPFNFSSEGGFEFGDVFSDLFGAGGSFTEPPLRGADLLTRLTLTLEEAFKGTTKKITVTHDVTCKRCNGRGAEGLARCGKCGGSGKISSKKAFFSYTQTCPDCGGSGQKATKLCPDCRGKGTILKTETVNVKIPAGVDNGSRVKIRGKGGAGIGGGPQGDLYIEISLKPHPLFRREGKNVHVEVPVTIPEAVLGAKIDVPTIDGVTKMTLPPGTQGGQKFRLSGKGFPAPKGGGRGDQYVTIRIATPKNLNEEDRKRIRELDGLYRENPRERMVRRKW